The following proteins are encoded in a genomic region of Populus nigra chromosome 16, ddPopNigr1.1, whole genome shotgun sequence:
- the LOC133675941 gene encoding peroxisomal membrane protein PEX14-like isoform X1, with product MATQSSEPSPANPAHENPENVQPSTGVQQGAGAEAIKQSPPSVFVNSEPMREEQVQNAVKFLSHPKVRGSPVMYRRSFLEKKGLTKEEIDEAFRRVPDPTPSTQAASSSQAEGQVKSTPNVQPPAPAQTLQPVAAAPTGVISTMTLTQHQFNWHHAVVAVGLLAVSGAGTAVLVKKTIIPRLKSWIRKVVLEEEDDSVMKTNTKLSVAEEAAAAAKAAAAAAADVARASQEMLNSKNEEKICFKEFMNMLDVQVQEMKSMSTAIHRLEGQTDYRVRNSLADQEDYRASVANPKQTFTNGKAEFDLRSGRSSSQPMSAQASVAAHPKSYMEIIDQRGEKPANIRDINDQPPNPYQQISNPRIASRTKPWEVGRAQNNSSQVLESQVGREGLNSNVQDSGVDQLDGESTEPWWQQKNARITEIENGDEIKAGPFGAQTSEQPVRRAWVPPQPPPVVMPEAAEAIRRPKQSIQKEQSEDDQSVSHPIDTADELQRITKISESGGTVEINGGGSVLNSSEIQEEQEQIHEN from the exons ATGGCGACTCAATCATCGGAACCTTCTCCTGCAAATCCTGCCCATGAAAACCCAG AGAATGTACAGCCATCAACTGGGGTTCAGCAGGGTGCTGGGGCTGAGGCTATCAAGCAAAGTCCTCCATCTGTCTTTGTGAACTCAGAACCTATGCGAGAGGAACAAGTGCAGAATGCTGTGAAGTTTCTTTCGCATCCAAAAGTTAGGGGCTCTCCTGTTATGTATAGAAGATCGTTTCTTGAGAAGAAGGGCCTCACTAAGGAAGAGATAGATGAAGCTTTTCGGCGTGTGCCg GACCCAACCCCAAGCACACAGGCAGCCAGTTCTAGTCAAG CAGAGGGTCAGGTGAAATCAACACCAAATGTTCAGCCACCAGCCCCAGCACAAACCCTGCAACCTGTAGCAGCTGCTCCTACTGGTGTCATTTCTACAATGACTTTGACTCAACATCAATTTAACTGGCATCATGCTGTTGTTGCTGTAGGACTGCTGGCAGTTTCAGGTGCTGGAACAGCTGTGTTAGTTAAG AAAACTATTATTCCCAGGCTGAAGTCTTGGATACGCAAGGTTGTgttggaagaagaagatgacagCGTGATGAAAACTAATACAAAGCTAAGTGTGGCAGAAGAAGCAGCGGCAGCTGCcaaagcagcagcagctgcagcGGCTGATGTTGCACGAGCGAGCCAGGAAATGTTGAATTCGAAAAATGAAG AGAAGATATGCTTCAAGGAATTTATGAATATGTTAGATGTGCAAGTACAGGAAATGAAGTCAATGAGTACTGCTATACATAGATTGGAAG GACAAACAGATTACCGCGTGAGAAACTCTCTTGCTGATCAAGAAGATTATAGAGCCTCAGTGGCAAATCCAAAG CAAACATTTACCAATGGCAAGGCAGAGTTTGATTTGCGTTCAG GGAGATCTTCATCACAGCCCATGTCTGCTCAAGCCTCTGTTGCAGCACACCCAAAGTCATATATGGAG ATCATAGACCAGAGAGGGGAGAAACCTGCCAATATCAGA GATATCAATGATCAACCACCCAACCCCTATCAGCAAATTTCAAATCCTCGCATAGCATCTAGAACGAAG CCCTGGGAGGTTGGTCGAGCTCAAAACAACTCAAGCCAAGTGCTTGAGTCTCAAGTGGGCAGAGAAGGTTTGAATTCCAATGTACAAGACAGTGGTGTCGATCAGTTGGATGGCGAGAGCACTGAACCCTGGTGGCAGCAGAAAAATGCTAGAATCACAGAGATAGAAAATGGAGATGAAATAAAAGCTGGACCTTTTGGTGCACAAACCAGCGAGCAACCAGTTAGGCGTGCATGGGTCCCTCCACAGCCACCCCCTGTCGTGATGCCTGAAGCAGCTGAAGCCATCAGACGACCAAAACAATCAATTCAGAAAGAACAGTCAGAAGATGATCAATCTGTGTCTCATCCAATAGACACAGCTGATGAGCTACAGaggataacaaaaatatcagaaTCAGGAGGTACAGTGGAGATTAATGGCGGGGGGTCAGTGCTGAACTCAAGTGAGATACAGGAGGAGCAAGAACAAATCCATGAGAACTAG
- the LOC133675941 gene encoding peroxisomal membrane protein PEX14-like isoform X2 has product MATQSSEPSPANPAHENPENVQPSTGVQQGAGAEAIKQSPPSVFVNSEPMREEQVQNAVKFLSHPKVRGSPVMYRRSFLEKKGLTKEEIDEAFRRVPDPTPSTQAASSSQEGQVKSTPNVQPPAPAQTLQPVAAAPTGVISTMTLTQHQFNWHHAVVAVGLLAVSGAGTAVLVKKTIIPRLKSWIRKVVLEEEDDSVMKTNTKLSVAEEAAAAAKAAAAAAADVARASQEMLNSKNEEKICFKEFMNMLDVQVQEMKSMSTAIHRLEGQTDYRVRNSLADQEDYRASVANPKQTFTNGKAEFDLRSGRSSSQPMSAQASVAAHPKSYMEIIDQRGEKPANIRDINDQPPNPYQQISNPRIASRTKPWEVGRAQNNSSQVLESQVGREGLNSNVQDSGVDQLDGESTEPWWQQKNARITEIENGDEIKAGPFGAQTSEQPVRRAWVPPQPPPVVMPEAAEAIRRPKQSIQKEQSEDDQSVSHPIDTADELQRITKISESGGTVEINGGGSVLNSSEIQEEQEQIHEN; this is encoded by the exons ATGGCGACTCAATCATCGGAACCTTCTCCTGCAAATCCTGCCCATGAAAACCCAG AGAATGTACAGCCATCAACTGGGGTTCAGCAGGGTGCTGGGGCTGAGGCTATCAAGCAAAGTCCTCCATCTGTCTTTGTGAACTCAGAACCTATGCGAGAGGAACAAGTGCAGAATGCTGTGAAGTTTCTTTCGCATCCAAAAGTTAGGGGCTCTCCTGTTATGTATAGAAGATCGTTTCTTGAGAAGAAGGGCCTCACTAAGGAAGAGATAGATGAAGCTTTTCGGCGTGTGCCg GACCCAACCCCAAGCACACAGGCAGCCAGTTCTAGTCAAG AGGGTCAGGTGAAATCAACACCAAATGTTCAGCCACCAGCCCCAGCACAAACCCTGCAACCTGTAGCAGCTGCTCCTACTGGTGTCATTTCTACAATGACTTTGACTCAACATCAATTTAACTGGCATCATGCTGTTGTTGCTGTAGGACTGCTGGCAGTTTCAGGTGCTGGAACAGCTGTGTTAGTTAAG AAAACTATTATTCCCAGGCTGAAGTCTTGGATACGCAAGGTTGTgttggaagaagaagatgacagCGTGATGAAAACTAATACAAAGCTAAGTGTGGCAGAAGAAGCAGCGGCAGCTGCcaaagcagcagcagctgcagcGGCTGATGTTGCACGAGCGAGCCAGGAAATGTTGAATTCGAAAAATGAAG AGAAGATATGCTTCAAGGAATTTATGAATATGTTAGATGTGCAAGTACAGGAAATGAAGTCAATGAGTACTGCTATACATAGATTGGAAG GACAAACAGATTACCGCGTGAGAAACTCTCTTGCTGATCAAGAAGATTATAGAGCCTCAGTGGCAAATCCAAAG CAAACATTTACCAATGGCAAGGCAGAGTTTGATTTGCGTTCAG GGAGATCTTCATCACAGCCCATGTCTGCTCAAGCCTCTGTTGCAGCACACCCAAAGTCATATATGGAG ATCATAGACCAGAGAGGGGAGAAACCTGCCAATATCAGA GATATCAATGATCAACCACCCAACCCCTATCAGCAAATTTCAAATCCTCGCATAGCATCTAGAACGAAG CCCTGGGAGGTTGGTCGAGCTCAAAACAACTCAAGCCAAGTGCTTGAGTCTCAAGTGGGCAGAGAAGGTTTGAATTCCAATGTACAAGACAGTGGTGTCGATCAGTTGGATGGCGAGAGCACTGAACCCTGGTGGCAGCAGAAAAATGCTAGAATCACAGAGATAGAAAATGGAGATGAAATAAAAGCTGGACCTTTTGGTGCACAAACCAGCGAGCAACCAGTTAGGCGTGCATGGGTCCCTCCACAGCCACCCCCTGTCGTGATGCCTGAAGCAGCTGAAGCCATCAGACGACCAAAACAATCAATTCAGAAAGAACAGTCAGAAGATGATCAATCTGTGTCTCATCCAATAGACACAGCTGATGAGCTACAGaggataacaaaaatatcagaaTCAGGAGGTACAGTGGAGATTAATGGCGGGGGGTCAGTGCTGAACTCAAGTGAGATACAGGAGGAGCAAGAACAAATCCATGAGAACTAG